One genomic segment of Centropristis striata isolate RG_2023a ecotype Rhode Island chromosome 13, C.striata_1.0, whole genome shotgun sequence includes these proteins:
- the LOC131984154 gene encoding guanine nucleotide-binding protein G(o) subunit alpha-like isoform X2 → MFCCLNILPAPLQVCMGTCLHQDVTEEGKKAKLQSSKIEQDICEHARTEMNVVKILMLGTAESGKSTLIKQIKIIHSNGFSKQELTSFKPAVLDNLLTSIKFVLQGMGMLRINLANKKNKMHARSILSCSQCLGDDQELFPFVAHAICALWADQGVRAAAARGYEFELNDSALYFFENMSRIIAPKYVPTETDVLRVRVRTCGIIETQFQLNEMIFRLYDVGGQRSERRKWLNCFDCIQAVLFVVALSSYDMTRTEAASGNRLQESLELFTSICTNTVFSSISLILFMNKTDLFRDKILRSGRHLRFYVSSYKAKQPPHFTEGSRMHQDLSFFSLHQPRSRR, encoded by the exons ATGTTTTGCTGTCTTAATATACTGCCAGCCCCACTGCAG GTCTGCATGGGAACATGCCTGCACCAGGATGTGACAGAAGAGGGTAAAAAGGCTAAACTCCAGAGCTCTAAAATAGAGCAAGACATTTGTGAACATGCCCGGACTGAGATGAATGTGGTGAAAATCCTCATGCTTG GAACTGCCGAGAGTGGAAAGAGCACCCTGATCAAACAGATTAAGATAATCCACAGTAACGGCTTCTCCAAACAGGAGCTCACGAGTTTCAAG cctgcagtcCTAGACAACCTGTTGACCTCTATAAAGTTTGTTCTTCAAGGAATGGGAATGCTGAGGATTAACCTCGCTAACAAGAAGAACAAG ATGCACGCCCGCTCCATCCTGTCCTGCAGTCAGTGTTTGGGGGACGACCAGGAGCTGTTCCCGTTTGTGGCTCACGCCATCTGTGCGCTTTGGGCCGACCAAGGGGTGCGAGCAGCTGCAGCCAGAGGCTACGAGTTTGAGCTCAACGACTCTGCACTCTA TTTCTTTGAGAACATGAGTCGAATCATCGCTCCCAAATACGTTCCCACCGAGACAGATGTTCTGAGAGTGAGGGTGAGGACCTGTGGAATCATCGAGACGCAGTTTCAACTTAATGAAATGATCTTTCG GTTGTATGATGTGGGAGGCCAGCGGAGCGAGAGGAGGAAGTGGCTCAACTGCTTTGACTGTATTCAAGCTGTGCTGTTTGTCGTGGCCCTCAGCAGCTATGACATGACACGGACAGAGGCCGCTTCAGGG aATCGGCTGCAAGAAAGTCTAGAACTTTTTACATCCATCTGCACCAACACAGTCTTTAGCAGCATCTCACTG ATTCTGTTTATGAACAAAACTGACCTTTTCCGGGACAAGATCCTACGCTCTGGAAGACATTTGAGATTCTACGTTTCCAGTTACAAAG CTAAACAGCCTCCTCACTTTACTGAAGGCAGTCGGATGCATCAAGATCTGTCATTTTTCTCCCTTCACCAACCCAGGAGCAGACGGTGA
- the LOC131984154 gene encoding guanine nucleotide-binding protein G(o) subunit alpha-like isoform X1: MFCCLNILPAPLQVCMGTCLHQDVTEEGKKAKLQSSKIEQDICEHARTEMNVVKILMLGTAESGKSTLIKQIKIIHSNGFSKQELTSFKPAVLDNLLTSIKFVLQGMGMLRINLANKKNKMHARSILSCSQCLGDDQELFPFVAHAICALWADQGVRAAAARGYEFELNDSALYFFENMSRIIAPKYVPTETDVLRVRVRTCGIIETQFQLNEMIFRLYDVGGQRSERRKWLNCFDCIQAVLFVVALSSYDMTRTEAASGNRLQESLELFTSICTNTVFSSISLILFMNKTDLFRDKILRSGRHLRFYVSSYKGADGDVDAAAHHITAMFSSCNSSPNRPVYHHYATATDTANVQVVFHMVIDQVIKENLEDVQLL; this comes from the exons ATGTTTTGCTGTCTTAATATACTGCCAGCCCCACTGCAG GTCTGCATGGGAACATGCCTGCACCAGGATGTGACAGAAGAGGGTAAAAAGGCTAAACTCCAGAGCTCTAAAATAGAGCAAGACATTTGTGAACATGCCCGGACTGAGATGAATGTGGTGAAAATCCTCATGCTTG GAACTGCCGAGAGTGGAAAGAGCACCCTGATCAAACAGATTAAGATAATCCACAGTAACGGCTTCTCCAAACAGGAGCTCACGAGTTTCAAG cctgcagtcCTAGACAACCTGTTGACCTCTATAAAGTTTGTTCTTCAAGGAATGGGAATGCTGAGGATTAACCTCGCTAACAAGAAGAACAAG ATGCACGCCCGCTCCATCCTGTCCTGCAGTCAGTGTTTGGGGGACGACCAGGAGCTGTTCCCGTTTGTGGCTCACGCCATCTGTGCGCTTTGGGCCGACCAAGGGGTGCGAGCAGCTGCAGCCAGAGGCTACGAGTTTGAGCTCAACGACTCTGCACTCTA TTTCTTTGAGAACATGAGTCGAATCATCGCTCCCAAATACGTTCCCACCGAGACAGATGTTCTGAGAGTGAGGGTGAGGACCTGTGGAATCATCGAGACGCAGTTTCAACTTAATGAAATGATCTTTCG GTTGTATGATGTGGGAGGCCAGCGGAGCGAGAGGAGGAAGTGGCTCAACTGCTTTGACTGTATTCAAGCTGTGCTGTTTGTCGTGGCCCTCAGCAGCTATGACATGACACGGACAGAGGCCGCTTCAGGG aATCGGCTGCAAGAAAGTCTAGAACTTTTTACATCCATCTGCACCAACACAGTCTTTAGCAGCATCTCACTG ATTCTGTTTATGAACAAAACTGACCTTTTCCGGGACAAGATCCTACGCTCTGGAAGACATTTGAGATTCTACGTTTCCAGTTACAAAG GAGCAGACGGTGACGTGGATGCTGCAGCCCACCACATCACTGCCATGTTCTCCTCATGTAACAGCAGTCCCAACAGACCCGTGTACCACCACTACGCCACTGCCACAGACACCGCTAACGTACAGGTGGTCTTCCACATGGTCATAGATCAGGTTATCAAGGAGAATCTAGAGGATGTCCAGCTGCTGTAA
- the LOC131984155 gene encoding neuropeptide B-like gives METSAKLLLPIVIISVLVACSPTEAWYKQVAGPSYSVGRASGLLSGIRRSPYVRRAEPDPSDSEELATNSVFPEVSSHSFILKTMPVCIKDITPNLQSCELFQEPRGLFKCKADVFVTLDSTDCAGD, from the exons ATGGAGACGTCCGCTAAACTCCTGCTTCCCATCGTGATCATCTCCGTGCTGGTGGCTTGCAGCCCGACGGAGGCATGGTACAAGCAGGTGGCCGGTCCGAGCTACTCGGTGGGCAGGGCGTCCGGCTTGCTGTCCGGTATCCGGAGGTCACCGTACGTCAGGAGAGCCGAGCCGGACCCGTCAGACAGCGAAGAGTTGGCGACTAACAGCGTTTTTCCTGAAGTCTCTTCACACAGTTTCATCTTGAAGACGATG CCTGTTTGTATCAAAGACATTACGCCCAACCTGCAGAGCTGTGAACTCTTCCAGGAACCGAGGGGTTTATTTAAGTGCAAAGCGGACGTCTTCGTCACTCTGGACTCCACAGACTGTGCAGGAGACTGA
- the LOC131984138 gene encoding B-cell receptor CD22-like, producing MTSTNSGNYTCSLKTHTATTSGVLNIDVEYGPKNTSVRRWMEAYAGSNISLICSSHANPPVENYTWFKIDGDAIRDVGHQPVFFPGDGGHYLCSATNKHGSQNSSVVTLKIQTNWATFTRDVLIIAAVLLVIVIIVIAVRRLHKKRMWTPRTEEDSQDTDYVNWLPCEQLQEEPQCEGGATEVIYTTVHFNNKRESNMGQQMDPRTEVIYISVCRDQQSNPSHIEPP from the exons ATGACCTCCACGAACTCTGGAAACTACACTTGTtctctgaaaacacacacagcaacaactTCAGGAGTCCTAAATATTGATGTGGAAT ACGGCCCCAAGAACACATCTGTCAGACGATGGATGGAGGCGTACGCTGGCAGCAACATCAGCCtgatctgcagcagccatgCAAACCCCCCAGTGGAGAATTACACTTGGTTTAAAATAGATGGTGATGCTATTAGGGATGTTGGACACCAGCCTGTGTTCTTCCCTGGTGATGGTGGCCACTATTTATGCAGTGCCACGAACAAACATGGAAGCCAAAACTCCTCTGTTGTGACTTTAAAGATTCAAA CAAATTGGGCAACATTTACCAGAGATGTCCTTATCATTGCTGCTGTGCTTCTTGTGATTGTGATCATTGTTATCGCTGTCAGAAG ACTTCACAAAAAAAGGATGTGGACACCGAGGACAGAGGAGGACTCACAG GATACAGACTATGTCAACTGGCTCCCCTGCGAGCAATTACAAGAGGAGCCTCAGTGTGAGGGAGGAGCAACAGAGGTGATCTATACAACTGTTCACTTCAACAACAAAAGAGAGTCAAACAT GGGGCAGCAGATGGACCCCCGTACAGAAGTGATTTACATCTCAGTGTGCAG GGACCAACAGTCGAACCCTTCTCATATTGAGCCTCCCTGA